Proteins from one Gossypium raimondii isolate GPD5lz chromosome 8, ASM2569854v1, whole genome shotgun sequence genomic window:
- the LOC105790302 gene encoding eukaryotic translation initiation factor 4G isoform X4, with protein MSFKQSRSDKSEQQQYRKLGRSASSNQQQRTSSGVYGEGGGGGPAPSSSFSSSSSSSRSFKKSNNAQGGQPRVNTPAVNSTESSNAYAARNIQTGARVQPQLQGASNMPVASGVAKPVGPPANQRSTQAVPKAPTSQSATLSSDSSFSTHPTKGDASQAFSLQFGSISPGSMNGMQIPAQTSSAPPNLDEQKRDQAFHGSSVKSVSNLPTTVPRQQLPRKDSVATGQSNSGEAHPMPMVKKDVQASAGPAVNQTQKSSHLNIPMASMQMPFHHQPQVPMQFGVTNPHIQSQSPSVSATSIQMPLYMPIPMENDPQVMQQQLLVPGLSPHPLPLQGMMHQGQGLSYTPPLGGQLAPQLGNLGMGIAPQYPQQQGGKFSVPRKTTVKITHPLTREELRLNKQTDTYLDSGSSGPRSHPIAPSQSQPVPSFAPHSINYYSNPYNTNSIFYPPPNTLQLSSSQIAVAPNAQGLRFNYPVGQSLQNISYMNSAAGHGSLPANKPVNLKHGTLESPSVELACDVHDVASSASSGITQVTVKPAIVSAGEKVTDSSLSINLPPVEKVGSLKSSVPSSDGSLSQAQRDLDTCQESSVQQPKCESESLASNSLPATAKRVQATNLDEFVSPAPAAMSEESVRVVVSNDSGRDSLTYSNSVKDYQKKPGKEGHIQPPNQSMSTSYLASHTAEHSMSSDSAVSDTIRAKTALVSSSAAYVLPQPTKKLTSINGSSTSSIDLRTDRKREGLTSDSSEVSGTGSNVDCLDMVQHANIDGSSKLDEQLKPEINRIKDPLKSMELESDQNSALKASSTSDIVPTFVTARPMLDEDVGASIENKRVSDSMDFSSSKVSESTDLESSHVVITFGSNASAKAIDSNEVTVTKSGASDQQSTLVTTTDLFDSSSKYEGGGVPVPSSKDKTALDLSRTKSTSAKGRKKRQEFLEKADAAGTTSDRYIAFKSPEEKKETVVPSASAESNCTGVDLKLVSHESPQVDSTGSEELAQDKAQLDDWEDVADSCAPKLETSNNGEKAHEGLINIEKDGSGNISKKYSRDFLLKFAEQCTDLPQGFEIASDIAEPLMTPNVNGSHLVDRDSYPSPGRKMDRQSSGSRLDRRGSGMVDNERWVKLPGSFRPGRDLRLDPSYGAAASFQPVQGGNFGIVRHPRAQTSLPFVGGILAGPMHPMGLQGGMPRNSPDTDRWQPVANYSQKGLISSPQTPLQTMHRAARKYEMGKVTDEETLKQRQLKAILNKLTPQNFEKLFEQVKAVNIDNAVTLKGVISQIFDKALMEPTFCEMYANFCYHLAGELPDFSEGNEKITFKRLLLNKCQEEFERGEREQEEANKVEEVGEAKRSEEEREEKRVKARRRMLGNIRLIGEVYKKKMLTERIMHECIKKLLGEYENPDEEDIEALCKLMSTIGEMIDYPKAKVYMDAYFERMAKLSNNVKLSSRVRFMLKDAIDLRKNKWQQRRKVDGPKKIEEVHRDAAQERQAQASRLAHGPGINPAARRAPSDFGPRASVLSSPGPQVGSFRGSSTQLRGFRAQDARMDDRLRIETRTLLVPLPQRPVGDDAIALGPQGGLARGMGFRRPPAMPSTPLADVSPISGDSRRLAAGSNGFSSLPERATYGSREEFMPRDMRERFAAPAAYDQLSSREPGMNFSNRDSRNPNRPLAASPARGQTSGFTQNTSPERGWSEERLQEMSMATIREFYSARDEKEVALCIKDLNSQSFHPTMIALWVTDSFERKDMERHLLAKLLVNLARSRDGVLSQDQLVKGFESVLSTLEDVVNDAPKAAEFLGHIFAKIIVENVVTLNEIGRLIYDGGEEPGRLLETGLAADVLGSTLGVINTEKGETVLNEIRASSSLRLEDFRPPHSNKSSILEKFI; from the exons GAGCATCCAATATGCCGGTTGCAAGTGGTGTTGCCAAGCCGGTTGGCCCACCTGCCAATCAGAGAAGCACCCAAGCTGTTCCGAAGGCTCCAACTTCTCAATCTGCCACCTTGAGTTCTGACAGTAGTTTTTCCACACACCCCACAAAGG GAGATGCATCCCAAGCATTCTCTTTACAGTTTGGGTCCATAAGTCCTGGTTCAATGAACGGAATGCAG ATTCCAGCACAAACTAGCTCAGCACCCCCAAATTTGGATGAGCAGAAACGCGATCAG GCATTCCATGGTTCTTCTGTTAAATCTGTGTCAAATTTGCCCACTACTGTTCCTAGGCAGCAGCTACCGAGAAAAGATTCAGTTGCAACTGGCCAATCTAATTCTGGGGAGGCTCACCCCATGCCCATGGTCAAAAAAGATGTACAAGCCTCTGCAGGACCCGCTGTGAACCAGACACAGAAGTCATCTCATCTTAATATTCCCATGGCCTCAATGCAAATGCCATTTCATCACCAACCTCAGGTTCCCATGCAATTTGGTGTGACTAATCCACATATTCAGTCTCAGTCTCCGAGTGTAAGTGCTACTTCAATCCAGATGCCATTGTATATGCCAATACCGATGGAAAATGACCCTCAGGTGATGCAGCAGCAACTTTTAGTCCCAGGTCTTTCGCCTCACCCATTGCCACTTCAGGGAATGATGCATCAGGGTCAGGGCTTGAGTTACACACCACCTTTGGGTGGTCAGCTTGCACCCCAATTGGGCAACTTGGGAATGGGCATTGCCCCTCAGTATCCTCAACAGCAAGGAGGGAAGTTCAGTGTTCCTCGAAAAACTACTGTCAAGATTACACACCCTTTGACTCGCGAAGAATTAAGGCTTAATAAACAAACAGATACATATTTAGACAGTGGGTCATCAGGTCCAAGGTCTCATCCTATTGCGCCTTCTCAATCCCAACCAGTTCCATCATTTGCTCCTCATTCAATCAACTATTATTCCAATCCCTACAATACCAATTCTATCTTTTATCCACCTCCAAATACTCTGCAATTGTCTAGTAGCCAGATAGCAGTAGCACCAAATGCCCAAGGGCTGAGATTTAATTATCCTGTTGGCCAGAGTCTTCAAAACATTTCTTATATGAACTCAGCAGCTGGCCATGGTTCACTTCCAGCTAATAAACCCGTAAATCTTAAACATGGTACTTTAGAATCACCAAGTGTGGAACTGGCATGTGATGTTCACGATGTAGCATCCTCTGCTTCATCTGGCATAACACAGGTTACAGTCAAGCCAGCAATTGTTTCTGCTGGAGAAAAGGTGACAGATTCAtctttatcaattaatttgCCCCCTGTTGAAAAGGTTGGATCACTAAAATCTTCAGTACCATCTAGTGACGGTAGCTTATCTCAGGCTCAAAGAGATTTGGATACTTGTCAAGAGAGCTCTGTACAGCAGCCAAAATGTGAAAGTGAATCATTAGCATCCAATTCATTGCCAGCTACAGCAAAAAGAGTTCAAGCAACTAACTTGGATGAGTTCGTATCTCCTGCTCCAGCTGCTATGTCTGAGGAGTCAGTTCGGGTTGTTGTCAGTAATGACAGCGGGAGGGACAGTTTGACCTACTCTAACTCTGTAAAAGATTATCAGAAGAAGCCGGGTAAGGAAGGACATATTCAGCCACCAAATCAG TCCATGTCAACATCCTACTTGGCTTCCCACACTGCAGAACACAGTATGTCCTCAGACAGTGCAGTCTCTGACACTATAAGGGCCAAAACAGCTTTAGTATCATCATCAGCTGCTTATGTTTTGCCACAACCTACCAAGAAGTTAACATCAATTAATGGTTCTTCAACTTCTTCTATAGATCTGAGGACAGACAGGAAGAGAGAAGGCTTAACCTCTGATTCATCTGAAGTTTCTGGTACTGGCAGTAATGTTGATTGCTTGGACATGGTTCAGCATGCTAATATAGATGGTTCTTCCAAGCTTGATGAGCAACTGAAACCTGAAATTAATAGAATTAAGGATCCCTTGAAATCTATGGAGCTTGAATCCGATCAGAATTCTGCTTTGAAGGCATCATCTACCAGTGATATTGTTCCTACCTTTGTAACTGCACGTCCAATGCTTGATGAAGACGTTGGGGCTAGCATTGAAAATAAGAGAGTCTCTGATAGTATGGATTTTTCTTCCTCTAAAGTATCCGAATCTACAGATCTTGAAAGTTCACATGTTGTAATCACCTTTGGTTCCAATGCATCTGCAAAAGCCATCGATAGCAATGaggtcactgttactaaatctGGTGCATCTGACCAGCAGTCTACTCTGGTCACAACTACCGATCTCTTCGATTCATCATCAAAATATGAAGGAGGTGGTGTTCCTGTACCTAGTTCAAAGGACAAAACTGCACTGGATCTCAGTAGGACAAAGAGTACTTCAGCTAAAGGGAGGAAAAAAAGACAAGAATTTCTTGAGAAGGCTGATGCTGCCGGGACAACTTCTGATCGCTACATAGCTTTTAAAAGTCCCGAGGAAAAGAAAGAGACAGTCGTACCTTCAGCAAGTGCAGAGAGCAATTGCACTGGGGTTGATTTGAAGCTGGTATCTCATGAGTCCCCTCAGGTGGATTCTACAGGAAGTGAGGAACTTGCACAGGATAAGGCTCAACTTGATGATTGGGAAGATGTTGCTGACAGCTGTGCACCAAAATTAGAAACTTCAAATAATGGCGAGAAGGCTCATGAAGGGTTAATAAATATCGAGAAAGATGGAAGTGGGAATATATCAAAGAAGTATTCCCGAGATTTCCTTCTTAAGTTTGCCGAGCAGTGTACTGATCTTCCACAAGGTTTTGAGATTGCTTCAGATATTGCAGAGCCCTTGATGACTCCCAATGTCAATGGCTCGCACCTTGTTGATCGTGATTCATATCCTAGTCCTGGAAGAAAAATGGATAGGCAATCTAGTGGATCTCGATTAGATCGACGTGGTAGTGGAATGGTGGATAACGAGAGATGGGTGAAACTACCTGGTTCTTTTAGGCCAGGAAGGGATTTGCGTCTTGATCCTAGTTATGGTGCTGCTGCAAGTTTTCAACCTGTCCAGGGAGGTAACTTTGGCATTGTAAGGCACCCACGAGCTCAAACATCGCTGCCATTTGTTGGAGGGATCCTTGCTGGACCAATGCACCCTATGGGTCTGCAAGGAGGGATGCCGAGAAATAGTCCCGATACTGACAGGTGGCAGCCTGTTGCTAACTATTCACAGAAGGGGTTGATTTCTTCACCACAAACACCATTACAGACGATGCACAGAGCTGCAAGAAAGTATGAAATGGGTAAAGTGACTGATGAGGAAACCTTAAAGCAAAGGCAACTAAAAGCCATTTTGAACAAACTAACTCCCCAAAACTTTGAGAAACTTTTTGAGCAAGTAAAAGCAGTGAACATTGACAATGCAGTTACACTCAAAGGTGTCATCTCACAAATCTTTGACAAAGCTTTGATGGAGCCTACTTTCTGTGAAATGTATGCGAACTTCTGTTATCATCTGGCAGGAGAGTTGCCTGATTTTAGTGAAGGCAATGAAAAGATTACTTTCAAGAGATTGCTGCTGAACAAGTGCCAGGAGGAATTTGAAAGAGGGGAGAGAGAGCAAGAAGAAGCAAATAAAGTTGAGGAAGTGGGTGAGGCTAAACGGTCTGAGGAGgaaagagaggagaagagagtcAAGGCACGGAGACGAATGTTGGGTAACATTAGACTTATTGGAGAGGTGTACAAGAAGAAAATGTTAACTGAGAGAAtcatgcatgaatgcatcaagAAATTACTTGGTGAATATGAGAATCCTGATGAAGAAGATATTGAGGCTTTGTGCAAATTAATGAGTACGATTGGAGAAATGATAGACTATCCCAAAGCAAAGGTGTATATGGATGCCTATTTTGAGAGGATGGCTAAGTTGTCAAACAATGTGAAATTATCTTCTAGGGTTAGGTTCATGTTGAAAGATGCTATTGATCTGAGAAAGAATAAGTGGCAGCAGAGGAGGAAAGTTGACGGGcctaaaaagattgaagaagtGCACAGAGATGCCGCTCAAGAGCGACAAGCACAAGCCAGTAGGCTTGCTCATGGTCCGGGCATCAATCCTGCTGCAAGAAGGGCACCCTCGGATTTTGGCCCACGAGCATCTGTGTTATCTTCTCCTGGTCCTCAGGTAGGTAGTTTCCGTGGGTCATCCACTCAGCTCCGTGGTTTTCGGGCTCAGGATGCTCGCATGGATGACAGGCTGCGTATTGAGACTAGGACTTTGTTAGTTCCCTTGCCTCAAAGACCAGTCGGTGATGATGCTATTGCGTTGGGCCCTCAGGGTGGCCTAGCTAGAGGGATGGGTTTTAGACGACCGCCAGCAATGCCAAGTACTCCCTTAGCTGATGTTTCTCCTATTTCTGGAGATTCTAGAAGATTGGCTGCTGGTTCGAATGGTTTTAGTTCTCTACCAGAGCGGGCTACTTATGGTTCTAGAGAGGAATTCATGCCAAGAGATATGAGAGAGAGATTTGCAGCGCCTGCTGCTTATGACCAGTTGAGTTCCCGGGAACCTGGCATGAATTTCAGTAATAGGGATTCGAGGAACCCAAATAGACCTCTTGCAGCATCTCCTGCACGAGGCCAAACATCAGGCTTCACTCAAAATACTTCTCCAGAAAGGGGCTGGTCTGAGGAGCGACTGCAGGAAATGTCTATGGCCACTATTAGAGAATTTTACAG tGCTAGAGATGAGAAAGAAGTTGCTTTGTGCATTAAAGATTTGAACTCTCAGAGCTTCCATCCGACAATGATTGCTCTTTGGGTAACAGACTCTTTCGAGAGAAAAGATATGGAACGGCATCTTTTGGCAAAGCTACTTGTCAATCTGGCAAGGTCCCGTGATGGTGTGTTGAGCCAAGATCAACTTGTTAAAGG GTTTGAATCTGTTCTCAGCACATTGGAGGATGTAGTGAATGATGCTCCGAAAGCTGCTGAATTTCTTGGTCATATCTTTGCCAAAATCATAGTAGAAAATGTGGTTACCCTGAATGAGATTGGACGTTTAATATATGATGGGGGAGAGGAGCCAGGGCGTCTACTAGAAACAGGGCTGGCTGCTGATGTTCTTGGAAGCACCTTGGGGGTAATTAACACAGAGAAAGGAGAAACTGTCTTGAATGAAATTCGAGCAAGTTCGAGCCTGCGATTGGAGGACTTTCGACCTCCACATTCTAACAAATCAAgtattttagaaaagtttatttaa
- the LOC105790302 gene encoding eukaryotic translation initiation factor 4G isoform X2, whose amino-acid sequence MSFKQSRSDKSEQQQYRKLGRSASSNQQQRTSSGVYGEGGGGGPAPSSSFSSSSSSSRSFKKSNNAQGGQPRVNTPAVNSTESSNAYAARNIQTGARVQPQLQGASNMLVASGVAKPVGSPANQRSTQAVPKAPTSQSATLSSDSSFSTHSTKGDASQAFSLQFGSISPGSMNGMQIPAQTSSAPPNLDEQKRDQAFHGSSVKSVSNLPTTVPRQQLPRKDSVATGQSNSGEAHPMPMVKKDVQASAGPAVNQTQKSSHLNIPMASMQMPFHHQPQVPMQFGVTNPHIQSQSPSVSATSIQMPLYMPIPMENDPQVMQQQLLVPGLSPHPLPLQGMMHQGQGLSYTPPLGGQLAPQLGNLGMGIAPQYPQQQGGKFSVPRKTTVKITHPLTREELRLNKQTDTYLDSGSSGPRSHPIAPSQSQPVPSFAPHSINYYSNPYNTNSIFYPPPNTLQLSSSQIAVAPNAQGLRFNYPVGQSLQNISYMNSAAGHGSLPANKPVNLKHGTLESPSVELACDVHDVASSASSGITQVTVKPAIVSAGEKVTDSSLSINLPPVEKVGSLKSSVPSSDGSLSQAQRDLDTCQESSVQQPKCESESLASNSLPATAKRVQATNLDEFVSPAPAAMSEESVRVVVSNDSGRDSLTYSNSVKDYQKKPGKEGHIQPPNQSMSTSYLASHTAEHSMSSDSAVSDTIRAKTALVSSSAAYVLPQPTKKLTSINGSSTSSIDLRTDRKREGLTSDSSEVSGTGSNVDCLDMVQHANIDGSSKLDEQLKPEINRIKDPLKSMELESDQNSALKASSTSDIVPTFVTARPMLDEDVGASIENKRVSDSMDFSSSKVSESTDLESSHVVITFGSNASAKAIDSNEVTVTKSGASDQQSTLVTTTDLFDSSSKYEGGGVPVPSSKDKTALDLSRTKSTSAKGRKKRQEFLEKADAAGTTSDRYIAFKSPEEKKETVVPSASAESNCTGVDLKLVSHESPQVDSTGSEELAQDKAQLDDWEDVADSCAPKLETSNNGEKAHEGLINIEKDGSGNISKKYSRDFLLKFAEQCTDLPQGFEIASDIAEPLMTPNVNGSHLVDRDSYPSPGRKMDRQSSGSRLDRRGSGMVDNERWVKLPGSFRPGRDLRLDPSYGAAASFQPVQGGNFGIVRHPRAQTSLPFVGGILAGPMHPMGLQGGMPRNSPDTDRWQPVANYSQKGLISSPQTPLQTMHRAARKYEMGKVTDEETLKQRQLKAILNKLTPQNFEKLFEQVKAVNIDNAVTLKGVISQIFDKALMEPTFCEMYANFCYHLAGELPDFSEGNEKITFKRLLLNKCQEEFERGEREQEEANKVEEVGEAKRSEEEREEKRVKARRRMLGNIRLIGEVYKKKMLTERIMHECIKKLLGEYENPDEEDIEALCKLMSTIGEMIDYPKAKVYMDAYFERMAKLSNNVKLSSRVRFMLKDAIDLRKNKWQQRRKVDGPKKIEEVHRDAAQERQAQASRLAHGPGINPAARRAPSDFGPRASVLSSPGPQVGSFRGSSTQLRGFRAQDARMDDRLRIETRTLLVPLPQRPVGDDAIALGPQGGLARGMGFRRPPAMPSTPLADVSPISGDSRRLAAGSNGFSSLPERATYGSREEFMPRDMRERFAAPAAYDQLSSREPGMNFSNRDSRNPNRPLAASPARGQTSGFTQNTSPERGWSEERLQEMSMATIREFYSARDEKEVALCIKDLNSQSFHPTMIALWVTDSFERKDMERHLLAKLLVNLARSRDGVLSQDQLVKGFESVLSTLEDVVNDAPKAAEFLGHIFAKIIVENVVTLNEIGRLIYDGGEEPGRLLETGLAADVLGSTLGVINTEKGETVLNEIRASSSLRLEDFRPPHSNKSSILEKFI is encoded by the exons GAGATGCATCCCAAGCATTCTCTTTACAGTTTGGGTCCATAAGTCCTGGTTCAATGAACGGAATGCAG ATTCCAGCACAAACTAGCTCAGCACCCCCAAATTTGGATGAGCAGAAACGCGATCAG GCATTCCATGGTTCTTCTGTTAAATCTGTGTCAAATTTGCCCACTACTGTTCCTAGGCAGCAGCTACCGAGAAAAGATTCAGTTGCAACTGGCCAATCTAATTCTGGGGAGGCTCACCCCATGCCCATGGTCAAAAAAGATGTACAAGCCTCTGCAGGACCCGCTGTGAACCAGACACAGAAGTCATCTCATCTTAATATTCCCATGGCCTCAATGCAAATGCCATTTCATCACCAACCTCAGGTTCCCATGCAATTTGGTGTGACTAATCCACATATTCAGTCTCAGTCTCCGAGTGTAAGTGCTACTTCAATCCAGATGCCATTGTATATGCCAATACCGATGGAAAATGACCCTCAGGTGATGCAGCAGCAACTTTTAGTCCCAGGTCTTTCGCCTCACCCATTGCCACTTCAGGGAATGATGCATCAGGGTCAGGGCTTGAGTTACACACCACCTTTGGGTGGTCAGCTTGCACCCCAATTGGGCAACTTGGGAATGGGCATTGCCCCTCAGTATCCTCAACAGCAAGGAGGGAAGTTCAGTGTTCCTCGAAAAACTACTGTCAAGATTACACACCCTTTGACTCGCGAAGAATTAAGGCTTAATAAACAAACAGATACATATTTAGACAGTGGGTCATCAGGTCCAAGGTCTCATCCTATTGCGCCTTCTCAATCCCAACCAGTTCCATCATTTGCTCCTCATTCAATCAACTATTATTCCAATCCCTACAATACCAATTCTATCTTTTATCCACCTCCAAATACTCTGCAATTGTCTAGTAGCCAGATAGCAGTAGCACCAAATGCCCAAGGGCTGAGATTTAATTATCCTGTTGGCCAGAGTCTTCAAAACATTTCTTATATGAACTCAGCAGCTGGCCATGGTTCACTTCCAGCTAATAAACCCGTAAATCTTAAACATGGTACTTTAGAATCACCAAGTGTGGAACTGGCATGTGATGTTCACGATGTAGCATCCTCTGCTTCATCTGGCATAACACAGGTTACAGTCAAGCCAGCAATTGTTTCTGCTGGAGAAAAGGTGACAGATTCAtctttatcaattaatttgCCCCCTGTTGAAAAGGTTGGATCACTAAAATCTTCAGTACCATCTAGTGACGGTAGCTTATCTCAGGCTCAAAGAGATTTGGATACTTGTCAAGAGAGCTCTGTACAGCAGCCAAAATGTGAAAGTGAATCATTAGCATCCAATTCATTGCCAGCTACAGCAAAAAGAGTTCAAGCAACTAACTTGGATGAGTTCGTATCTCCTGCTCCAGCTGCTATGTCTGAGGAGTCAGTTCGGGTTGTTGTCAGTAATGACAGCGGGAGGGACAGTTTGACCTACTCTAACTCTGTAAAAGATTATCAGAAGAAGCCGGGTAAGGAAGGACATATTCAGCCACCAAATCAG TCCATGTCAACATCCTACTTGGCTTCCCACACTGCAGAACACAGTATGTCCTCAGACAGTGCAGTCTCTGACACTATAAGGGCCAAAACAGCTTTAGTATCATCATCAGCTGCTTATGTTTTGCCACAACCTACCAAGAAGTTAACATCAATTAATGGTTCTTCAACTTCTTCTATAGATCTGAGGACAGACAGGAAGAGAGAAGGCTTAACCTCTGATTCATCTGAAGTTTCTGGTACTGGCAGTAATGTTGATTGCTTGGACATGGTTCAGCATGCTAATATAGATGGTTCTTCCAAGCTTGATGAGCAACTGAAACCTGAAATTAATAGAATTAAGGATCCCTTGAAATCTATGGAGCTTGAATCCGATCAGAATTCTGCTTTGAAGGCATCATCTACCAGTGATATTGTTCCTACCTTTGTAACTGCACGTCCAATGCTTGATGAAGACGTTGGGGCTAGCATTGAAAATAAGAGAGTCTCTGATAGTATGGATTTTTCTTCCTCTAAAGTATCCGAATCTACAGATCTTGAAAGTTCACATGTTGTAATCACCTTTGGTTCCAATGCATCTGCAAAAGCCATCGATAGCAATGaggtcactgttactaaatctGGTGCATCTGACCAGCAGTCTACTCTGGTCACAACTACCGATCTCTTCGATTCATCATCAAAATATGAAGGAGGTGGTGTTCCTGTACCTAGTTCAAAGGACAAAACTGCACTGGATCTCAGTAGGACAAAGAGTACTTCAGCTAAAGGGAGGAAAAAAAGACAAGAATTTCTTGAGAAGGCTGATGCTGCCGGGACAACTTCTGATCGCTACATAGCTTTTAAAAGTCCCGAGGAAAAGAAAGAGACAGTCGTACCTTCAGCAAGTGCAGAGAGCAATTGCACTGGGGTTGATTTGAAGCTGGTATCTCATGAGTCCCCTCAGGTGGATTCTACAGGAAGTGAGGAACTTGCACAGGATAAGGCTCAACTTGATGATTGGGAAGATGTTGCTGACAGCTGTGCACCAAAATTAGAAACTTCAAATAATGGCGAGAAGGCTCATGAAGGGTTAATAAATATCGAGAAAGATGGAAGTGGGAATATATCAAAGAAGTATTCCCGAGATTTCCTTCTTAAGTTTGCCGAGCAGTGTACTGATCTTCCACAAGGTTTTGAGATTGCTTCAGATATTGCAGAGCCCTTGATGACTCCCAATGTCAATGGCTCGCACCTTGTTGATCGTGATTCATATCCTAGTCCTGGAAGAAAAATGGATAGGCAATCTAGTGGATCTCGATTAGATCGACGTGGTAGTGGAATGGTGGATAACGAGAGATGGGTGAAACTACCTGGTTCTTTTAGGCCAGGAAGGGATTTGCGTCTTGATCCTAGTTATGGTGCTGCTGCAAGTTTTCAACCTGTCCAGGGAGGTAACTTTGGCATTGTAAGGCACCCACGAGCTCAAACATCGCTGCCATTTGTTGGAGGGATCCTTGCTGGACCAATGCACCCTATGGGTCTGCAAGGAGGGATGCCGAGAAATAGTCCCGATACTGACAGGTGGCAGCCTGTTGCTAACTATTCACAGAAGGGGTTGATTTCTTCACCACAAACACCATTACAGACGATGCACAGAGCTGCAAGAAAGTATGAAATGGGTAAAGTGACTGATGAGGAAACCTTAAAGCAAAGGCAACTAAAAGCCATTTTGAACAAACTAACTCCCCAAAACTTTGAGAAACTTTTTGAGCAAGTAAAAGCAGTGAACATTGACAATGCAGTTACACTCAAAGGTGTCATCTCACAAATCTTTGACAAAGCTTTGATGGAGCCTACTTTCTGTGAAATGTATGCGAACTTCTGTTATCATCTGGCAGGAGAGTTGCCTGATTTTAGTGAAGGCAATGAAAAGATTACTTTCAAGAGATTGCTGCTGAACAAGTGCCAGGAGGAATTTGAAAGAGGGGAGAGAGAGCAAGAAGAAGCAAATAAAGTTGAGGAAGTGGGTGAGGCTAAACGGTCTGAGGAGgaaagagaggagaagagagtcAAGGCACGGAGACGAATGTTGGGTAACATTAGACTTATTGGAGAGGTGTACAAGAAGAAAATGTTAACTGAGAGAAtcatgcatgaatgcatcaagAAATTACTTGGTGAATATGAGAATCCTGATGAAGAAGATATTGAGGCTTTGTGCAAATTAATGAGTACGATTGGAGAAATGATAGACTATCCCAAAGCAAAGGTGTATATGGATGCCTATTTTGAGAGGATGGCTAAGTTGTCAAACAATGTGAAATTATCTTCTAGGGTTAGGTTCATGTTGAAAGATGCTATTGATCTGAGAAAGAATAAGTGGCAGCAGAGGAGGAAAGTTGACGGGcctaaaaagattgaagaagtGCACAGAGATGCCGCTCAAGAGCGACAAGCACAAGCCAGTAGGCTTGCTCATGGTCCGGGCATCAATCCTGCTGCAAGAAGGGCACCCTCGGATTTTGGCCCACGAGCATCTGTGTTATCTTCTCCTGGTCCTCAGGTAGGTAGTTTCCGTGGGTCATCCACTCAGCTCCGTGGTTTTCGGGCTCAGGATGCTCGCATGGATGACAGGCTGCGTATTGAGACTAGGACTTTGTTAGTTCCCTTGCCTCAAAGACCAGTCGGTGATGATGCTATTGCGTTGGGCCCTCAGGGTGGCCTAGCTAGAGGGATGGGTTTTAGACGACCGCCAGCAATGCCAAGTACTCCCTTAGCTGATGTTTCTCCTATTTCTGGAGATTCTAGAAGATTGGCTGCTGGTTCGAATGGTTTTAGTTCTCTACCAGAGCGGGCTACTTATGGTTCTAGAGAGGAATTCATGCCAAGAGATATGAGAGAGAGATTTGCAGCGCCTGCTGCTTATGACCAGTTGAGTTCCCGGGAACCTGGCATGAATTTCAGTAATAGGGATTCGAGGAACCCAAATAGACCTCTTGCAGCATCTCCTGCACGAGGCCAAACATCAGGCTTCACTCAAAATACTTCTCCAGAAAGGGGCTGGTCTGAGGAGCGACTGCAGGAAATGTCTATGGCCACTATTAGAGAATTTTACAG tGCTAGAGATGAGAAAGAAGTTGCTTTGTGCATTAAAGATTTGAACTCTCAGAGCTTCCATCCGACAATGATTGCTCTTTGGGTAACAGACTCTTTCGAGAGAAAAGATATGGAACGGCATCTTTTGGCAAAGCTACTTGTCAATCTGGCAAGGTCCCGTGATGGTGTGTTGAGCCAAGATCAACTTGTTAAAGG GTTTGAATCTGTTCTCAGCACATTGGAGGATGTAGTGAATGATGCTCCGAAAGCTGCTGAATTTCTTGGTCATATCTTTGCCAAAATCATAGTAGAAAATGTGGTTACCCTGAATGAGATTGGACGTTTAATATATGATGGGGGAGAGGAGCCAGGGCGTCTACTAGAAACAGGGCTGGCTGCTGATGTTCTTGGAAGCACCTTGGGGGTAATTAACACAGAGAAAGGAGAAACTGTCTTGAATGAAATTCGAGCAAGTTCGAGCCTGCGATTGGAGGACTTTCGACCTCCACATTCTAACAAATCAAgtattttagaaaagtttatttaa